The following coding sequences lie in one Oncorhynchus kisutch isolate 150728-3 linkage group LG27, Okis_V2, whole genome shotgun sequence genomic window:
- the zgc:110366 gene encoding uncharacterized oxidoreductase ZK1290.5 isoform X2, whose amino-acid sequence MNSIVTTCPKVSLSNGLQIPILGLGTSHDGGYSHDAVLYALRECGVRHIDTAKRYGCEEQLSIAVQESGVPRQDLWLTTKLWPGEYGYTAAKKACRDSCSRLGVEYLDLYLMHWPDAMVPGRSNREVRVETWRALEELYNEGVCRAIGVSNFLVSHLKELKEDCSVVPHVNQVEYHPFQQPEELVEYCRQEGIVFEGYCPLAKGQALSHPTILQLAHKYARTPSQICIRWSVQNGVVTIPKSTKNERILENCQVFGFSLSVEDVDRVRRLHSDMKLIHLSWPLWKGLSS is encoded by the exons ATGAATTCTATTGTAACGACTTGTCCTAAAGTTTCTCTTTCCAATGGCCTGCAAATTCCAATTCTTGGACTGG GAACATCGCATGACGGCGGGTATTCTCATGACGCCGTGTTGTATGCACTCCGCGAGTGTGGCGTGCGGCACATCGACACAGCGAAGCGTTACGGCTGTGAGGAACAGCTGAGTATAGCCGTGCAGGAGAGCGGAGTACCTCGGCAAGACCTATGGCTTACAACCAAACTGTGGCCCGGAGAATACGGCTATACCGCTGCCAAAAAGGCCTGCCGTGACTCGTGTTCCCGCCTAGGGGTGGAATACCTTG ATTTGTACCTGATGCACTGGCCAGATGCCATGGTCCCAGGAAGGTCCAATAGGGAGGTCAGGGTGGAGACCTGGAGGGCCTTGGAGGAGCTGTATAATGAAG GCGTGTGTCGTGCCATCGGCGTGAGTAACTTCCTCGTCTCCCATCTGAAGGAGCTGAAGGAGGACTGTAGTGTGGTGCCTCACGTCAACCAG GTGGAGTACCACCCGTTCCAGCAGCCAGAGGAGCTGGTGGAGTACTGTCGCCAGGAGGGCATCGTGTTCGAGGGCTATTGCCCCCTGGCCAAGGGTCAAGCTCTCAGCCACCCCACCATCCTCCAGTTGGCACACAAGTACGCCCGCACGCCCTCTCAGATCTGCATCCGGTGGAGTGTACAG AATGGAGTTGTCACCATTCCCAAGTCCACCAAAAACGAGAGGATCCTGGAAAACTGTCAA GTCTTTGGGTTCTCCCTCTCAGTTGAGGACGTGGATCGTGTCAGGAGACTCCACAGTGACATGAAGCTCATTCATCTCAGCTGGCCACTCTGGAAAGGATTATCATCTTAA
- the zgc:110366 gene encoding uncharacterized oxidoreductase ZK1290.5 isoform X3 — MNSIVTTCPKVSLSNGLQIPILGLGTSHDGGYSHDAVLYALRECGVRHIDTAKRYGCEEQLSIAVQESGVPRQDLWLTTKLWPGEYGYTAAKKACRDSCSRLGVEYLDLYLMHWPDAMVPGRSNREVRVETWRALEELYNEGVCRAIGVSNFLVSHLKELKEDCSVVPHVNQVEYHPFQQPEELVEYCRQEGIVFEGYCPLAKGQALSHPTILQLAHKYARTPSQICIRWSVQNGVVTIPKSTKNERILENCQVFGFQLEGKDMEALGKLHDGRHVSWDPTCVE; from the exons ATGAATTCTATTGTAACGACTTGTCCTAAAGTTTCTCTTTCCAATGGCCTGCAAATTCCAATTCTTGGACTGG GAACATCGCATGACGGCGGGTATTCTCATGACGCCGTGTTGTATGCACTCCGCGAGTGTGGCGTGCGGCACATCGACACAGCGAAGCGTTACGGCTGTGAGGAACAGCTGAGTATAGCCGTGCAGGAGAGCGGAGTACCTCGGCAAGACCTATGGCTTACAACCAAACTGTGGCCCGGAGAATACGGCTATACCGCTGCCAAAAAGGCCTGCCGTGACTCGTGTTCCCGCCTAGGGGTGGAATACCTTG ATTTGTACCTGATGCACTGGCCAGATGCCATGGTCCCAGGAAGGTCCAATAGGGAGGTCAGGGTGGAGACCTGGAGGGCCTTGGAGGAGCTGTATAATGAAG GCGTGTGTCGTGCCATCGGCGTGAGTAACTTCCTCGTCTCCCATCTGAAGGAGCTGAAGGAGGACTGTAGTGTGGTGCCTCACGTCAACCAG GTGGAGTACCACCCGTTCCAGCAGCCAGAGGAGCTGGTGGAGTACTGTCGCCAGGAGGGCATCGTGTTCGAGGGCTATTGCCCCCTGGCCAAGGGTCAAGCTCTCAGCCACCCCACCATCCTCCAGTTGGCACACAAGTACGCCCGCACGCCCTCTCAGATCTGCATCCGGTGGAGTGTACAG AATGGAGTTGTCACCATTCCCAAGTCCACCAAAAACGAGAGGATCCTGGAAAACTGTCAA GTCTTTGGGTTCCAACTGGAGGGGAAAGACATGGAGGCATTGGGCAAGTTGCATGATGGGAGACACGTGAGCTGGGATCCTACATGTGTGGAGTGA
- the zgc:110366 gene encoding uncharacterized oxidoreductase ZK1290.5 isoform X1, with protein MNSIVTTCPKVSLSNGLQIPILGLGTSHDGGYSHDAVLYALRECGVRHIDTAKRYGCEEQLSIAVQESGVPRQDLWLTTKLWPGEYGYTAAKKACRDSCSRLGVEYLDLYLMHWPDAMVPGRSNREVRVETWRALEELYNEGVCRAIGVSNFLVSHLKELKEDCSVVPHVNQVEYHPFQQPEELVEYCRQEGIVFEGYCPLAKGQALSHPTILQLAHKYARTPSQICIRWSVQNGVVTIPKSTKNERILENCQLKNGSCPESCPQLKGRIISIKPPCLPSQLPPPLLVLAPPTPRSLGSNWRGKTWRHWASCMMGDT; from the exons ATGAATTCTATTGTAACGACTTGTCCTAAAGTTTCTCTTTCCAATGGCCTGCAAATTCCAATTCTTGGACTGG GAACATCGCATGACGGCGGGTATTCTCATGACGCCGTGTTGTATGCACTCCGCGAGTGTGGCGTGCGGCACATCGACACAGCGAAGCGTTACGGCTGTGAGGAACAGCTGAGTATAGCCGTGCAGGAGAGCGGAGTACCTCGGCAAGACCTATGGCTTACAACCAAACTGTGGCCCGGAGAATACGGCTATACCGCTGCCAAAAAGGCCTGCCGTGACTCGTGTTCCCGCCTAGGGGTGGAATACCTTG ATTTGTACCTGATGCACTGGCCAGATGCCATGGTCCCAGGAAGGTCCAATAGGGAGGTCAGGGTGGAGACCTGGAGGGCCTTGGAGGAGCTGTATAATGAAG GCGTGTGTCGTGCCATCGGCGTGAGTAACTTCCTCGTCTCCCATCTGAAGGAGCTGAAGGAGGACTGTAGTGTGGTGCCTCACGTCAACCAG GTGGAGTACCACCCGTTCCAGCAGCCAGAGGAGCTGGTGGAGTACTGTCGCCAGGAGGGCATCGTGTTCGAGGGCTATTGCCCCCTGGCCAAGGGTCAAGCTCTCAGCCACCCCACCATCCTCCAGTTGGCACACAAGTACGCCCGCACGCCCTCTCAGATCTGCATCCGGTGGAGTGTACAG AATGGAGTTGTCACCATTCCCAAGTCCACCAAAAACGAGAGGATCCTGGAAAACTGTCAA CTCAAGAATGGATCCTGTCCAGAGTCCTGTCCCCAGCTAAAAGGACGTATCATCTCTATCAAACCACCATGTTTGCCCTCTCAACTTCCCCCCCCCCTGCTGGTCCTGGCTCCTCCCACTCCTAGGTCTTTGGGTTCCAACTGGAGGGGAAAGACATGGAGGCATTGGGCAAGTTGCATGATGGGAGACACGTGA
- the extl2 gene encoding exostosin-like 2, with protein MRVLLRGCKGLRRSYLVAPILLLLLVGAALTALLPSIEDRGHVGAMGALRHRATTGSNANAIPGRHTEEEDATAFTIVIQTYNRTDVLLKLLNHYQAVPHLRRVIIVWNNIGERTPQELWDTLGPHPIPVVFKEQSVNRMRNRLQPFAEIDTDAVLMLDDDTLVSVPDISFAFSVWKQFPDQIVGFVPRKHVTTVTGVYSYGSFELQDPEMGGGDRYSMVLIGAAFFHHRYLQLFQEQPPEVHALVDDTQNCDDIAVNFVVAAELRRGSGTIKGRPSGIFVKPVDMRNLERDASSGYLGMWHRPEHLLQRSYCLNRLAQIYGAMPLRYSNMMLCQFGFPSYANHKGRG; from the exons ATGAG AGTCCTTCTCCGTGGCTGCAAAGGCCTTCGGCGGTCCTATCTCGTTGCTcccatactactccttctcttgGTCGGTGCTGCCTTGACTGCCCTCCTCCCTTCCATCGAGGACCGGGGCCATGTCGGGGCCATGGGAGCCCTTCGCCATAGAGCCACCACCGGCAGTAATGCCAACGCCATTCCCGGGCGCCACACGGAAGAGGAGGACGCCACCGCATTTACCATAGTCATACAGACGTATAACCGCACCGACGTCCTGCTGAAACTGCTCAACCATTACCAGGCGGTGCCACACCTGCGGCGGGTCATCATTGTGTGGAACAACATTGGGGAGCGGACCCCCCAAGAGCTCTGGGACACCCTGGGGCCCCATCCCATCCCCGTGGTGTTCAAAGAGCAGAGTGTCAACCGCATGCGCAACCGCCTGCAGCCATTTGCTGAGATCGATACCgacg CTGTGTTGATGCTGGATGATGACACGTTGGTCAGCGTTCCAGATATCAGTTTTGCCTTCTCTGTGTGGAAG CAATTCCCAGATCAGATAGTTGGATTTGTCCCCCGTAAACACGTTACCACGGTGACGGGGGTCTACAGCTACGGCAGCTTTGAACTCCAGGACCCAGAGATGGGAGGAGGTGACAG GTACTCCATGGTCCTGATCGGCGCCGCCTTCTTCCACCACCGCTACCTGCAGCTCTTCCAGGAGCAGCCTCCCGAAGTGCACGCCCTGGTGGATGACACGCAGAACTGCGACGACATCGCCGTGAACTTCGTCGTGGCAGCGGAGCTACGGCGAGGTTCTGGGACCATAAAAGGGAGACCCTCTGGCATCTTTGTGAAGCCCGTGGATATGCGCAATCTGGAGAGGGACGCCAGCAGCGGGTACCTAGGCATGTGGCACCGTCCCGAACACCTGCTCCAGCGCTCTTACTGCCTGAACCGGCTGGCACAGATCTACGGCGCAATGCCCCTGAGGTACTCTAACATGATGCTGTGCCAGTTTGGCTTCCCAAGCTATGCCAACCACAAGGGCAGGGGCTGA